One genomic segment of Salinigranum rubrum includes these proteins:
- a CDS encoding YbaK/EbsC family protein, with the protein MHPRAAEFTEQAREQYGVDLAVEEFPEGTKTAADAAAAVGCDVAQIASSLAFRAGSELVVVVTSGANRVSEARLADHLGVESGEVEMADPDRISESLGWSIGGVPPFCHASDVTVLFDETLLSFETVWAAAGTPAAVFPMAPDEIRRLADARVVDVTG; encoded by the coding sequence ATGCATCCACGCGCGGCCGAGTTCACGGAGCAAGCGAGAGAGCAGTACGGTGTCGACCTCGCCGTCGAGGAGTTCCCCGAGGGAACCAAAACAGCCGCCGACGCCGCCGCGGCCGTCGGCTGTGACGTCGCACAGATCGCCAGCAGCCTCGCGTTCAGGGCGGGCTCTGAACTCGTCGTGGTCGTCACCAGCGGCGCGAACCGCGTGAGCGAGGCGCGACTCGCCGACCACCTCGGCGTCGAGAGCGGCGAAGTCGAGATGGCCGACCCCGACCGCATCTCGGAGAGCCTTGGGTGGTCCATCGGCGGCGTCCCGCCCTTCTGTCACGCGTCCGACGTCACCGTCCTGTTCGACGAGACGCTCCTCTCCTTCGAGACGGTGTGGGCCGCCGCGGGCACGCCCGCGGCCGTCTTCCCGATGGCACCCGACGAGATCAGACGGCTCGCGGACGCCCGGGTCGTCGACGTGACCGGCTGA